Proteins from a genomic interval of Candidatus Deferrimicrobium borealis:
- the nrfD gene encoding polysulfide reductase NrfD translates to MKSNATPTPIPGQAAAPDTGTLKGFLRFLWQELKPRGKLLTPFNVITGILILGGIVIIAIRLVKGLGAVTNLSQEYPWGIWIGFDVVTGVAFAGGAYILTFAVHILKVKKYEPIVRATVLNGFLAYVFYSGALLLDLGRPWNVVNPIIGNAFGYGSVLFLVAWHFLLYTLCLFVEVCPAITEWLQWVKARRIIQKMTTATIILGVTLSTLHQAGLGGLFLTAPSKIHPLWYSSNIPVLFFISSMFAGFSLIVIESMFTHKVFSDRLDASHRASHDKILLGLAKGSASVMAAYLFLKVIDLTHGHQLGLLLTPMGLWYLVEVAGFTLLPLVLYVVAIKRQSVRLVQITAFLTAFGVILNRMNISVIAFKWYEAVRYYPSWMEIWVTLAVISMELWVFQWVINRMPILGAHPDFKTEEETLDNLDDAEVVRWKGSAS, encoded by the coding sequence ATGAAGAGTAACGCCACGCCGACGCCCATCCCCGGCCAGGCGGCCGCCCCGGACACGGGGACCCTGAAGGGGTTCCTGCGGTTCCTCTGGCAGGAGCTGAAGCCCCGGGGGAAGCTCCTGACGCCGTTCAACGTCATCACCGGGATCCTCATCCTGGGCGGGATCGTCATCATCGCCATCCGTCTCGTCAAGGGGCTGGGCGCCGTGACGAACCTCTCCCAGGAGTATCCCTGGGGGATCTGGATCGGCTTCGACGTCGTGACGGGCGTCGCCTTCGCGGGAGGCGCGTACATCCTGACCTTCGCCGTGCACATCCTGAAGGTCAAGAAGTACGAGCCGATCGTGCGGGCGACCGTGCTGAACGGGTTTCTGGCCTACGTCTTCTACAGCGGCGCCCTCCTGCTCGACCTGGGACGCCCCTGGAACGTCGTCAACCCGATCATCGGGAACGCGTTCGGGTACGGGTCGGTGCTCTTCCTGGTCGCCTGGCACTTCCTCCTGTACACCCTCTGCCTGTTCGTCGAGGTCTGCCCCGCGATTACCGAGTGGCTGCAATGGGTCAAGGCGCGGCGGATCATCCAGAAGATGACCACCGCCACCATCATCCTGGGCGTGACGCTGTCCACGCTGCACCAGGCGGGGCTGGGCGGCCTGTTCCTCACGGCGCCCTCGAAGATCCACCCGCTGTGGTATTCGTCCAACATCCCGGTCCTGTTCTTCATCTCGAGCATGTTCGCGGGATTCTCGCTGATCGTCATCGAGAGCATGTTCACGCACAAGGTGTTCTCCGACCGGCTCGACGCATCCCATCGGGCGTCCCACGACAAGATCCTCCTCGGCCTCGCGAAGGGGTCGGCCAGCGTCATGGCCGCCTACCTGTTCCTGAAAGTGATCGACCTGACGCACGGCCACCAGCTGGGGCTGCTCCTCACCCCGATGGGGCTCTGGTACCTGGTCGAGGTCGCCGGCTTCACCCTGCTCCCCCTGGTCCTCTACGTCGTCGCCATCAAGCGGCAAAGCGTGCGGCTCGTCCAGATCACCGCGTTCCTCACGGCCTTCGGCGTGATCCTGAACCGGATGAACATCTCCGTGATCGCGTTCAAGTGGTACGAGGCGGTGCGGTACTACCCGTCCTGGATGGAGATCTGGGTCACGCTGGCGGTCATCAGCATGGAACTCTGGGTGTTCCAGTGGGTCATCAACCGGATGCCGATCCTCGGGGCGCACCCGGACTTCAAGACGGAAGAGGAAACCCTCGACAACCTCGATGACGCGGAGGTAGTGCGATGGAAGGGTTCCGCCTCGTAG
- a CDS encoding cytochrome c family protein: protein MKKAMMIPAAIFLWMGVIVAHGATAGGNLPTILILESLSKVYEPVRFNHAEHVSMAGGCGDCHHQHRSLQIQTCSECHRFDPAAFKKNVLSDKLLPCRDCHSASEKPGSTGQTSLKVAYHQACLKCHWGDVGSAGKNLEGCTEMCHVLKVPGNREKKK, encoded by the coding sequence ATGAAGAAAGCGATGATGATCCCGGCCGCCATTTTCCTCTGGATGGGAGTAATCGTGGCGCATGGGGCGACTGCCGGGGGAAACCTCCCGACGATTCTCATTCTTGAGAGCTTGTCCAAGGTGTACGAACCGGTGCGTTTCAACCACGCAGAGCATGTTTCGATGGCAGGCGGATGCGGGGACTGCCACCACCAGCACCGCTCGTTGCAGATTCAAACCTGTTCTGAGTGCCATCGGTTCGACCCCGCCGCCTTCAAAAAGAACGTTCTGTCCGACAAGCTCTTGCCTTGCCGGGATTGTCACTCGGCGTCCGAGAAGCCCGGAAGCACCGGGCAGACGTCGCTCAAGGTCGCCTACCACCAGGCCTGCCTCAAATGCCACTGGGGAGATGTGGGCAGCGCCGGGAAGAACCTGGAAGGCTGCACCGAAATGTGCCATGTTCTGAAAGTCCCTGGGAACCGGGAAAAGAAAAAGTAA
- a CDS encoding hemerythrin domain-containing protein, producing MERALRTPIKEIIAVHPPVGDILEEYGIGCVPCSVGTCLLADIVEIHNLSPEEEGALMARIAAVVFPGQAVVLPQPRKDRAAGPRVVAYSPPMKALVGEHGNIKRFLALVPAILERFDPASEADRRRMLDGVDFIRSYADRFHHAKEEDILFACFDPGLDIIKAMHEDHERGRAHVRGVVEALAQGDRDGVAAHLAGYAGVLSEHIKKEDEILYPWMDRNLSVRQVGELFARFLAVDERFAEERKKYESFVDRLEEAYAEPVSEVRQ from the coding sequence ATGGAGAGAGCCCTTCGCACCCCCATCAAGGAGATCATCGCGGTGCATCCACCCGTCGGGGACATCCTCGAGGAGTACGGCATCGGCTGCGTACCGTGCAGCGTCGGCACGTGCCTTCTCGCCGACATCGTGGAGATCCACAACCTTTCCCCGGAGGAGGAGGGGGCGCTGATGGCCCGGATCGCAGCGGTCGTCTTCCCCGGACAGGCCGTCGTCCTGCCGCAGCCCCGGAAGGACCGCGCTGCCGGGCCGCGTGTGGTCGCGTATTCGCCCCCCATGAAGGCGCTGGTCGGGGAGCACGGGAACATCAAGCGTTTCCTCGCGCTGGTCCCCGCGATCCTTGAGCGGTTCGACCCGGCGTCGGAGGCGGACCGTCGACGGATGCTCGACGGGGTGGACTTCATCCGGTCGTACGCCGACCGGTTCCATCACGCCAAGGAGGAAGACATCCTCTTCGCCTGCTTCGATCCGGGACTGGATATCATCAAGGCGATGCACGAGGATCACGAACGGGGACGCGCGCACGTCCGCGGGGTCGTCGAGGCGCTGGCGCAGGGGGACCGGGACGGGGTGGCGGCCCATCTTGCCGGCTATGCCGGGGTCCTTTCGGAGCACATAAAAAAGGAGGACGAGATCCTCTACCCCTGGATGGACCGGAACCTCTCGGTGCGGCAGGTGGGCGAGCTGTTCGCGCGGTTCCTCGCGGTGGACGAACGGTTCGCGGAGGAGCGGAAAAAGTACGAGTCGTTCGTCGACCGACTCGAGGAGGCGTACGCAGAACCTGTTTCGGAGGTGAGACAATAA
- a CDS encoding superoxide dismutase: protein MAHDLPPLPYPFDALEPYIDAKTMEIHHDKHHAAYINNLNKALEGNPELQKLPVEELLAGIGKVPEAVRTAVRNNGGGHLNHSMFWKIMKKGGGGEPSGDLAGAIKNTFGTFGDFKKTFTQAATSRFGSGWAWLLFRGGKLAVESTANQDNPVMDGGKVVFGLDVWEHAYYLKYQNRRPDYIEAWWNTVNWAQVADNFAKAKT, encoded by the coding sequence ATGGCACACGATTTACCGCCGCTCCCATACCCGTTCGACGCGCTCGAGCCGTACATTGACGCGAAGACGATGGAGATTCACCACGACAAGCACCACGCGGCATATATCAACAATCTCAACAAGGCGCTCGAAGGCAATCCGGAGCTTCAAAAGCTACCGGTCGAGGAACTGCTCGCAGGGATCGGCAAAGTGCCGGAGGCCGTTCGTACTGCCGTGCGCAACAATGGCGGCGGCCATCTGAACCATTCCATGTTTTGGAAGATTATGAAAAAGGGCGGCGGCGGTGAGCCGTCGGGGGATCTGGCCGGTGCCATCAAGAACACGTTTGGCACGTTCGGGGATTTCAAAAAGACATTCACCCAGGCTGCGACCTCGCGATTCGGGTCGGGTTGGGCGTGGTTGCTGTTTCGTGGCGGAAAACTCGCCGTCGAATCGACCGCGAACCAGGACAATCCCGTCATGGACGGCGGCAAGGTGGTCTTCGGTCTCGATGTCTGGGAGCACGCCTATTACCTGAAGTATCAGAACCGACGCCCCGACTACATCGAGGCGTGGTGGAACACTGTCAATTGGGCGCAGGTCGCGGACAATTTCGCGAAGGCGAAGACGTAA
- a CDS encoding nuclear transport factor 2 family protein: MTENKRTVERYMDGFNKSDHEQILRCLTEDVEWEMPGAFHLYGKEAFDKEIENDAFVGSPTITITRMIEENDVVIAEGAVRVEKKAGGFLNAVFCDVFTMNNARIKRLTTYLAEVKQGE; the protein is encoded by the coding sequence ATGACCGAGAACAAAAGAACCGTCGAACGATATATGGACGGTTTTAATAAATCCGACCACGAGCAAATCTTGCGTTGCCTGACCGAAGACGTTGAGTGGGAAATGCCAGGCGCATTTCATCTTTACGGAAAGGAGGCGTTCGACAAGGAAATAGAAAACGATGCCTTCGTAGGTAGCCCAACCATTACCATCACCCGGATGATCGAAGAGAACGATGTCGTAATCGCGGAAGGGGCGGTACGAGTCGAAAAAAAGGCGGGTGGTTTTCTCAATGCGGTATTTTGCGACGTTTTTACCATGAACAACGCAAGAATCAAGCGGCTTACTACCTACCTGGCCGAAGTGAAACAGGGAGAGTAG
- a CDS encoding enoyl-ACP reductase: MGILQGRKGLILGVANEKSIAWGVARACHREGAELGFNYLGEALKKRVHPLAESIRSTFIEPLDVGDDAQIDDFFAKVEARWGRLDFIVHSIAFANRESLSGNFRDTSRADFHLALDISAYSFIACARRAARLMGPGGSMVTMSFLGAVRAVPNYNVMGVAKAALEAATRYLAHDLGTEGIRVNAVSSGPIRTLAASGVGDFRKLMEKGARGALLRRNVTQDEVGNATAYLLSDWASGVTGEVHYVDAGFNIGGGDPGGEPAASGSSSTSS; this comes from the coding sequence GTGGGCATTCTGCAAGGCAGGAAAGGGTTGATCCTCGGCGTCGCCAACGAGAAATCCATCGCATGGGGCGTGGCCAGGGCCTGCCACCGCGAGGGGGCCGAGCTCGGGTTCAACTATCTCGGCGAGGCGCTGAAGAAACGGGTGCATCCACTGGCGGAGTCGATCCGGTCGACCTTCATCGAACCGCTCGACGTCGGCGACGACGCCCAGATCGACGACTTCTTCGCGAAAGTCGAGGCCCGGTGGGGGCGGCTCGACTTCATCGTGCACTCCATCGCCTTTGCCAACAGGGAATCGCTGAGTGGCAATTTCCGGGATACCTCGCGCGCCGACTTCCACCTCGCGCTGGATATTTCCGCCTACTCCTTCATCGCCTGCGCCCGGCGGGCGGCCCGGTTGATGGGACCCGGAGGGTCCATGGTGACGATGAGTTTCCTCGGGGCGGTCCGCGCCGTGCCGAACTACAACGTGATGGGCGTGGCGAAGGCCGCCCTCGAAGCCGCGACCCGTTACCTGGCCCACGACCTCGGGACGGAAGGGATCCGCGTCAACGCTGTCTCGTCAGGGCCGATCCGGACGCTGGCTGCCTCCGGGGTGGGCGATTTCCGCAAGCTGATGGAGAAGGGCGCTCGTGGCGCCTTGCTCCGGCGGAACGTGACGCAGGACGAGGTGGGGAACGCCACTGCGTACCTCCTTTCGGACTGGGCTTCCGGTGTGACCGGCGAAGTGCACTACGTCGACGCGGGGTTCAACATCGGCGGCGGCGACCCGGGCGGCGAGCCGGCGGCATCGGGATCCTCTTCCACCTCGTCCTGA
- a CDS encoding MFS transporter — MTPQRARATLVASCVIHFLHDGCSDLLYALFPVWAREFSLSLAQVGLLRTGYSGALALFQVPAGYLADRWGEPRILAAGTFLTAVGFLCVGTAGGFVPLLVFLMIGGLGSATQHPLSASLVSRAYEAGRRRVAIGTYNFSGDLGKVACPACAAFVTAWAGWRWAAQGTGLVVLAAAVGIFFLLAPLVGDLGGPQAPSPADRTGTGWGIRDARGFSLLSTIHGIDNGSRTVFLTCLPFLLLGKGAGMDRMWLALGLTFAGGATGKFVCGLLAERLGIIRTVLITEAATGLGILLLLVLPVTPALFLLPVLGVALNGTSSVLYGTVAELVTPERRSRVYGLFYTIGIGTGALAPPLFGLLSDAAGVPVAMTVLAAVVLATLPLAHLLRPAVEGKPTHVA; from the coding sequence ATGACCCCGCAGCGGGCTCGTGCCACGCTCGTCGCAAGCTGCGTCATCCACTTCCTGCACGACGGATGCTCCGATCTCCTGTACGCCCTCTTCCCCGTGTGGGCTCGCGAGTTTTCCCTCTCCCTCGCGCAGGTCGGCCTCCTGCGTACCGGATACTCGGGCGCCCTTGCCCTGTTCCAGGTCCCGGCGGGGTACCTGGCGGACCGATGGGGCGAGCCGCGCATCCTGGCTGCCGGAACGTTCCTCACGGCCGTGGGTTTCCTCTGTGTCGGCACCGCGGGAGGTTTCGTCCCGCTCCTCGTGTTCCTGATGATCGGCGGCCTGGGCTCCGCCACCCAGCACCCGTTATCGGCCTCGCTGGTCTCCCGTGCCTACGAGGCGGGGCGCCGACGCGTGGCCATCGGGACGTACAACTTCTCGGGGGATCTGGGCAAGGTGGCTTGCCCGGCGTGTGCGGCCTTTGTCACGGCGTGGGCGGGTTGGCGTTGGGCTGCTCAGGGCACCGGGCTGGTCGTTCTGGCCGCCGCGGTCGGCATCTTCTTCCTCCTGGCGCCGCTGGTGGGCGACCTCGGGGGCCCCCAGGCACCCTCGCCCGCCGACCGCACGGGGACCGGGTGGGGAATCCGGGACGCGCGGGGCTTCTCGCTGCTCTCCACGATCCACGGCATCGATAACGGCTCGCGAACCGTCTTTCTCACCTGCCTGCCGTTCCTCCTGCTCGGCAAGGGGGCGGGCATGGATCGGATGTGGCTGGCGTTGGGGTTGACCTTTGCGGGCGGGGCCACGGGGAAGTTCGTCTGCGGGCTCCTGGCCGAGCGGCTGGGCATCATCCGGACGGTCCTCATCACCGAGGCCGCCACGGGCCTCGGCATTCTGCTGCTCCTGGTCCTTCCCGTGACGCCGGCGCTGTTCCTCCTGCCCGTCCTGGGCGTCGCACTCAACGGGACCTCGTCCGTGCTCTACGGCACCGTCGCCGAGTTGGTCACGCCGGAGCGCCGCTCGCGCGTCTACGGCCTGTTCTACACGATCGGCATCGGCACGGGCGCGCTGGCGCCGCCGCTCTTCGGCCTCCTCTCCGACGCGGCCGGCGTCCCGGTGGCGATGACGGTCTTGGCCGCGGTGGTACTCGCGACGCTCCCCCTCGCCCACCTCCTCAGACCGGCCGTCGAAGGGAAACCCACCCACGTCGCGTAA
- a CDS encoding tripartite tricarboxylate transporter TctB family protein: MTAILSIAFQTVKPGKSEAAGRRARGHATHSFAISRFIYGEIRIEFQEYGRLSVAWRRTTEDAVSSEVDVKTLRPADIAVGCFLAVLGLFILYASSLIRVGVERALSPRTFPFTIGILILFCGIGLAIKSWRFRGEDLKIHWPDREGIRINLGSLVLLAFYIVLMKPLGFPLSTFLYVTCSIWFLKPAKWVTAIVTGLIFGFISYYVFIHLLKLSFPLGFLFEGLEG, encoded by the coding sequence ATGACGGCGATTCTTTCAATCGCCTTTCAAACTGTCAAGCCCGGGAAAAGTGAAGCTGCCGGCCGGCGCGCCCGGGGTCATGCAACGCACAGTTTTGCAATATCACGGTTTATTTATGGGGAAATTCGTATAGAATTTCAGGAATACGGACGACTGTCGGTGGCGTGGCGGAGAACTACTGAAGACGCGGTATCTTCGGAGGTGGATGTGAAGACACTCAGGCCGGCCGATATCGCAGTGGGTTGTTTCCTTGCCGTGCTCGGGCTTTTCATTCTGTACGCATCGTCGTTGATCCGCGTGGGGGTGGAAAGGGCCCTGTCCCCTCGCACCTTTCCCTTTACCATCGGTATTCTCATACTGTTTTGCGGTATCGGACTTGCGATCAAATCCTGGCGTTTCCGGGGAGAGGATCTCAAGATCCACTGGCCGGACCGCGAAGGGATACGGATCAACCTGGGCAGTCTCGTTCTCCTGGCGTTTTACATCGTCCTGATGAAACCGCTCGGGTTTCCCCTCAGCACGTTTCTGTACGTGACCTGTTCCATCTGGTTTCTGAAACCGGCGAAATGGGTCACGGCGATCGTGACCGGCCTGATCTTCGGGTTCATCTCGTACTACGTGTTCATCCATCTGCTGAAACTCTCCTTCCCGTTGGGTTTCCTGTTCGAAGGTTTGGAGGGCTGA
- a CDS encoding tripartite tricarboxylate transporter permease, whose protein sequence is MSFSFDYLYQGFVTALSWQNLLWALIGCFIGTLVGVLPGIGPASGIAILLPLTTVLPPTSAIIMMAAIYYGAMYGGSTTAIVVNIPGEASSVPTAIDGYEMAKQGRAGPALAISAISSFVAGTLGLVGLTFFAPLLADVAVTFGPPEYFALMFMALTLIISLSGRALLKGIISMALGLMTALIGQDPLTGAARLTFGFPKLLAGIDFISVIVGLFAISEVMINVEQRITAISQKIGNWMPVWADVKQCIGAMLRSTGVGFFLGLLPGVTPSVTTFVAYDLEKRVSKHPERFGHGAIEGVAAPEGANNATSSAGFVPLFSFGIPTAPSMAVLLGGLMMYGLQPGPMLFKQNPEFVWTIIASMYIGNAMLIVLNLPLVGMWARICVIPFYILGPLIVFFSVLGTYSIRFLAFDVWIMFLFGGIGYFMRKLGYPVAPMVLATVIAQMMETSLGQSLLMSQGSPLILFTRPISAVFMGLAILSIGRGIWIEARSKALEVAIEDPD, encoded by the coding sequence ATGAGTTTTTCCTTCGACTATCTTTACCAGGGGTTTGTGACCGCCTTATCCTGGCAGAATCTTCTCTGGGCCCTGATCGGCTGTTTCATCGGGACCCTGGTCGGGGTGCTTCCCGGCATCGGTCCCGCCTCCGGGATCGCGATCCTCCTTCCCCTGACCACGGTGCTTCCCCCGACGTCGGCGATCATCATGATGGCCGCCATCTACTACGGCGCCATGTACGGGGGATCGACGACCGCGATCGTCGTCAACATCCCCGGGGAGGCTTCCTCCGTGCCGACGGCCATCGACGGCTACGAAATGGCCAAGCAGGGGAGAGCCGGCCCGGCGCTCGCCATCTCCGCCATCTCCTCTTTCGTCGCGGGAACGCTCGGCCTTGTCGGCCTCACCTTTTTCGCCCCGCTCCTGGCGGACGTTGCCGTGACTTTCGGCCCGCCGGAATATTTCGCCCTGATGTTCATGGCGCTGACCCTGATCATCAGCCTTTCCGGCCGCGCCCTTCTGAAGGGGATCATCTCCATGGCCCTCGGGCTCATGACCGCCTTGATCGGTCAGGACCCTCTCACCGGGGCCGCCCGGCTGACCTTCGGATTTCCGAAACTGTTGGCCGGGATCGATTTCATCAGCGTGATCGTGGGGCTCTTCGCGATCAGCGAGGTGATGATCAACGTGGAGCAGAGAATCACCGCCATCAGCCAGAAGATCGGCAACTGGATGCCGGTCTGGGCCGATGTAAAGCAGTGCATCGGGGCGATGCTCCGCTCCACGGGCGTCGGTTTCTTCCTGGGGCTCCTTCCCGGGGTCACCCCTTCGGTCACGACGTTCGTGGCGTACGATCTCGAGAAGCGGGTATCGAAGCATCCCGAGCGGTTCGGCCACGGGGCGATCGAGGGGGTCGCCGCCCCCGAAGGGGCGAACAACGCGACCTCCAGCGCCGGGTTCGTTCCGCTCTTCTCGTTCGGGATCCCCACGGCGCCCTCGATGGCGGTCCTGCTCGGGGGGCTGATGATGTACGGCCTGCAGCCCGGGCCGATGCTCTTCAAGCAGAACCCCGAATTCGTCTGGACGATCATCGCCAGCATGTACATCGGCAACGCCATGCTGATCGTCCTGAATCTCCCGCTGGTGGGGATGTGGGCCAGAATCTGCGTCATCCCCTTCTATATCCTGGGGCCCCTGATCGTCTTCTTTTCCGTGCTCGGCACCTACAGCATCCGGTTCCTCGCGTTCGACGTGTGGATCATGTTCCTCTTCGGGGGGATCGGGTACTTCATGCGGAAGCTCGGATACCCCGTCGCGCCCATGGTGCTGGCGACCGTCATCGCGCAGATGATGGAGACGTCCCTGGGACAGTCGCTGCTCATGTCGCAGGGGTCTCCCCTCATCCTGTTCACCCGTCCCATCTCGGCCGTGTTCATGGGGCTTGCCATCCTCTCCATCGGCAGGGGGATCTGGATCGAGGCGCGCTCCAAAGCGCTGGAAGTGGCGATAGAAGACCCGGATTGA
- a CDS encoding tripartite tricarboxylate transporter substrate binding protein: MKRVAVGTIVLFTALAIAWAGAANAADFPKKRVTYNICFNPGGESDITARIQEQALKKYLGADVAIQYKIGGGGALCWSELVQSAPDGYTIAGHNLPHTILQPMEMGDAGYKTLDLKQIYMFESTPNVLMVRKDSPFQTLKDFVEYAKKNPPGVVTVGGSGTSSANDLGTTMLGKAAGIKLTYVPFGGTGSAVPALLGNHVTALMSYSPMVVQYRDKFRFLAIASEKRMDVIPDVPTFRELGYDIVEGAYRGVAAPPGTPDAIVKILADAFDKTMKDPEVQKKMDQNGFKTEFMGPEASLALVKKKTAEYEAIMKELGRVKK, encoded by the coding sequence ATGAAAAGAGTCGCCGTCGGTACGATCGTCCTCTTTACCGCCCTTGCGATCGCGTGGGCCGGCGCCGCCAACGCGGCGGATTTTCCCAAGAAGCGCGTCACCTACAACATCTGTTTCAACCCCGGCGGAGAGTCGGACATCACCGCCCGGATCCAGGAACAGGCCCTGAAGAAGTACCTGGGCGCGGACGTGGCCATTCAATACAAGATCGGCGGAGGGGGAGCCCTCTGCTGGTCGGAACTGGTCCAGTCCGCGCCGGACGGCTACACGATCGCCGGTCACAACCTTCCCCACACCATCCTCCAGCCCATGGAAATGGGCGATGCCGGGTATAAAACCCTGGATCTCAAGCAGATCTACATGTTCGAGAGCACCCCGAACGTCCTGATGGTCCGGAAGGACAGTCCCTTCCAGACCCTGAAAGACTTCGTCGAGTACGCCAAGAAGAACCCCCCCGGCGTCGTCACGGTAGGGGGGAGCGGCACCTCGTCCGCGAACGATCTGGGAACCACCATGCTCGGCAAGGCGGCGGGGATCAAATTGACGTACGTCCCCTTCGGCGGAACCGGCTCGGCCGTGCCTGCCCTCCTGGGGAACCATGTGACGGCGCTCATGTCCTATTCCCCGATGGTGGTCCAATACAGGGACAAGTTCCGGTTCCTGGCCATCGCTTCGGAGAAAAGGATGGACGTCATCCCCGACGTGCCGACCTTCAGGGAGCTGGGATACGACATCGTGGAAGGGGCGTACCGGGGAGTCGCCGCTCCTCCGGGAACGCCGGATGCGATCGTCAAGATCCTTGCCGACGCCTTCGACAAGACCATGAAGGACCCGGAAGTCCAAAAGAAGATGGATCAGAACGGCTTCAAGACGGAGTTCATGGGCCCCGAGGCCTCTCTGGCCCTGGTGAAGAAGAAGACGGCCGAATACGAAGCGATCATGAAGGAACTGGGCCGGGTCAAAAAGTAA
- a CDS encoding mandelate racemase/muconate lactonizing enzyme family protein: MPLPRPMQSGSSSGKKGGPVSHINMPVVFITTEDGTRGLGYAWSLLGGATATRCVLRDDFAPLLIDEDALDHERLWHKLYKRLQSVGRHGLVTQAQAAVDLALWDIKGKISGLPVYKLLGGRRESAPVYGSDGGWLYMSVSEMMTAFEGYLEQGMMGVKMKIGHENPRVDIQRVREVRKALGDDAWIAVDANQKWDFPTAMWVGRALEQLGVAWFEEPLLCEDISGHARLAAALDIPIAMGETLGSRFEFDAYLRADAVDILQPDIVRVGGITEMVKVVTLADVAQLPVAPHHMMESTIHVACGAMGSGPIEYMPWVAGAFAEPARIENGRMIPPQKPGLGLEIPEEIIKRYRVE; this comes from the coding sequence ATGCCGCTGCCGCGCCCGATGCAGTCGGGATCCTCCAGCGGCAAGAAAGGCGGCCCGGTAAGTCACATCAACATGCCGGTCGTCTTCATCACCACGGAAGACGGGACCCGGGGGCTCGGGTATGCCTGGAGCCTGTTGGGCGGCGCCACGGCCACCCGCTGTGTCCTCAGGGACGACTTCGCGCCGCTTCTGATCGACGAGGATGCCCTCGACCACGAGCGCCTGTGGCACAAGCTGTACAAACGCCTGCAGTCGGTAGGCCGCCACGGGCTGGTCACCCAGGCCCAGGCGGCCGTCGATCTGGCTCTGTGGGACATCAAGGGGAAGATTTCCGGGTTGCCGGTGTACAAGCTCCTGGGCGGCCGCCGGGAAAGCGCACCGGTCTACGGCTCGGACGGCGGGTGGTTGTATATGAGCGTGTCCGAGATGATGACGGCGTTCGAAGGGTACCTCGAGCAGGGGATGATGGGCGTCAAGATGAAGATCGGCCATGAAAATCCCAGGGTCGACATCCAGCGGGTCCGCGAGGTCCGCAAGGCCTTGGGCGACGATGCCTGGATCGCCGTCGACGCCAACCAGAAATGGGATTTCCCGACGGCGATGTGGGTGGGCCGGGCGCTGGAACAGCTGGGCGTCGCATGGTTCGAAGAGCCGTTATTGTGCGAGGATATTTCCGGTCACGCCAGGCTCGCGGCCGCATTGGATATTCCCATCGCCATGGGGGAAACGTTGGGATCGCGCTTCGAATTCGACGCGTATTTGCGGGCCGATGCGGTCGATATTCTGCAACCCGATATCGTCCGGGTCGGCGGCATTACCGAGATGGTCAAAGTGGTTACGCTGGCGGATGTCGCCCAGCTGCCGGTGGCGCCGCACCACATGATGGAAAGCACGATCCATGTCGCCTGCGGCGCCATGGGGTCCGGCCCCATCGAGTACATGCCCTGGGTGGCGGGTGCGTTCGCGGAGCCGGCACGGATCGAAAACGGCAGGATGATACCGCCGCAGAAGCCGGGGCTGGGGCTGGAGATTCCCGAGGAAATTATTAAGCGGTACCGTGTCGAGTGA